Proteins from a single region of Pseudodesulfovibrio portus:
- a CDS encoding TetR/AcrR family transcriptional regulator, giving the protein MAHGQTLRERRKQETREQIKQAARALMIEVGYDKVTMRALAEAAGVGLGTIGLHFKDKKTLLLSAFHDEIGQESLRALEAMPQEGTIKEKFMAVLGRLYAYYGKNALFLRPVIREALFATGEWRERFDAQLGEMIHLISGLVDRHKALGEVRPEVPGHHVAMAGWSLYLNGLIDGLNCDVFDVQAQLAKVEPLLDVLLDGVLFKGDTHE; this is encoded by the coding sequence ATGGCGCACGGACAAACCTTGCGGGAAAGGCGGAAGCAGGAGACCAGGGAGCAGATCAAGCAGGCTGCGCGGGCCCTCATGATCGAGGTCGGATATGACAAGGTGACCATGCGCGCCCTGGCCGAAGCGGCCGGGGTCGGGCTCGGCACCATCGGACTGCATTTCAAGGACAAGAAGACGTTGCTCCTGTCCGCTTTCCACGACGAGATCGGGCAGGAGTCGCTGCGTGCGTTGGAGGCCATGCCGCAGGAGGGGACTATCAAGGAGAAATTCATGGCCGTCCTCGGCAGGCTGTATGCCTATTACGGGAAGAACGCCCTGTTTCTTCGCCCGGTTATCCGGGAAGCGCTGTTCGCCACCGGGGAGTGGCGGGAACGGTTCGATGCCCAACTCGGTGAAATGATCCACCTGATCAGCGGACTGGTGGACCGCCACAAGGCCCTGGGCGAGGTGCGGCCGGAAGTGCCGGGACACCATGTGGCCATGGCCGGATGGTCCCTCTACCTGAACGGCCTCATCGACGGCCTCAATTGCGATGTTTTTGATGTCCAGGCGCAACTGGCCAAGGTGGAGCCGCTTCTTGATGTGCTCCTCGACGGCGTCCTCTTCAAGGGGGACACCCATGAATGA
- a CDS encoding DUF2867 domain-containing protein gives MNDALIPERWSRLAEGADHVDARTGQGTVSVLELAAGILSYRPAWMDVLWRMRGWLVRGLGLGRQEVHVLRFTAETLPVKPGVSLGFFEVVDSDGKTFWIVEGRESHLEAILAVFAEPMPGKPGVSRFRVVTVVRYRSRIGPIYFNIIKPFHHLVVKFSMRDALGTGRPQL, from the coding sequence ATGAATGATGCCCTGATACCCGAGCGATGGAGTCGGCTGGCGGAAGGCGCGGACCATGTGGACGCACGGACCGGGCAGGGAACGGTCTCTGTCCTGGAGCTGGCGGCCGGGATACTCTCCTACAGGCCGGCATGGATGGATGTCCTGTGGCGGATGCGCGGCTGGTTGGTCCGGGGTCTGGGACTGGGCAGACAGGAGGTGCACGTACTCCGGTTCACTGCCGAGACCCTGCCTGTGAAGCCGGGTGTAAGCCTGGGATTCTTCGAGGTCGTGGATTCGGACGGCAAGACATTCTGGATAGTGGAAGGCCGCGAATCCCACCTGGAGGCGATCTTGGCGGTGTTTGCCGAGCCCATGCCCGGAAAACCGGGCGTCTCACGCTTCCGTGTCGTGACCGTGGTCCGCTACCGAAGTCGCATCGGTCCCATCTATTTCAACATAATCAAGCCGTTTCACCATCTGGTGGTCAAATTCTCCATGCGCGACGCCCTCGGGACAGGCCGACCGCAGCTTTGA
- a CDS encoding TetR/AcrR family transcriptional regulator: MSTKKRRERDKERMRHRILDAAKQLFVKEGFDNVSMRMIAARIEYSPAAIYRYFANKREILSVLREEGFARYVRRQEMGKEAYPDPMERLREGGRAYIRFALSEPEYYHLMFSTSCEQVDLEGEWAASSMASFNNFKDTVEECIATGYFGDVRVDTVVFGMWSGVHGLAHLMSTGQVDVLKGDGDVDPLLDAILDFWMRPGVKTAEQ, translated from the coding sequence ATGAGTACCAAAAAACGGCGCGAGCGGGACAAGGAAAGGATGCGGCACCGCATCCTGGACGCGGCCAAGCAGCTATTCGTGAAAGAGGGATTCGACAATGTGTCCATGCGCATGATCGCGGCCAGGATCGAATACAGCCCGGCGGCCATCTACCGATATTTCGCCAACAAGCGCGAGATTCTGTCCGTACTGCGCGAGGAGGGGTTCGCCCGGTATGTCCGTCGCCAGGAGATGGGCAAGGAAGCCTATCCCGACCCGATGGAGCGATTGCGGGAAGGCGGCAGGGCGTACATCCGTTTTGCCCTGAGCGAACCGGAATACTACCACCTCATGTTCAGCACCAGCTGCGAGCAGGTGGACCTGGAGGGGGAGTGGGCGGCCAGCTCCATGGCCTCCTTCAACAATTTCAAGGACACGGTCGAGGAGTGCATCGCCACCGGCTACTTCGGCGACGTGCGCGTGGACACGGTGGTTTTCGGCATGTGGTCCGGCGTGCACGGCCTGGCCCACCTCATGAGCACAGGACAGGTGGACGTGCTCAAGGGTGACGGGGACGTGGACCCGTTGCTGGACGCCATCCTGGATTTCTGGATGCGTCCCGGCGTGAAGACGGCCGAACAATAA
- a CDS encoding efflux RND transporter periplasmic adaptor subunit, with protein MKRIFSIIILMICLTGCGNDGLGGDESSDQSVPGSGLVEKAEASIPDVEPPAVQPPGSKETFVARSAARRSVLTGFTRARNSMTLVSEESGRVQSVNADVGDTLGQDGVFARLDTTFIKLDLATNRTDQQRLKSDLDYSRKEMERYQALVKTKTAAQSTLDSNVRAHQSALQQLRAKQVEERVLMERLKRFTLTGPTGWKVVTRYIEPGEWITTGEKVAELGRFDVLLVPFALSSQEYGALKEMGDVVPLRLADMGKTIQAKVARVSPGFDEETRKINVDLEISRGDFQFRGGLRTELTIDLPDPGGAVVVPGSALIKAYEEHFLMTPDGKRVRVVLLGIADNDMRRVTAEDVHPGDTFLLKP; from the coding sequence ATGAAACGAATATTTTCGATCATAATCCTGATGATCTGTCTGACCGGATGCGGCAACGACGGGCTGGGCGGCGACGAATCGTCCGATCAGTCCGTGCCGGGCAGCGGCCTGGTGGAAAAGGCCGAGGCCAGCATTCCCGACGTGGAGCCCCCGGCGGTCCAACCTCCCGGTTCCAAGGAGACTTTTGTGGCCCGGTCTGCGGCCCGGCGGTCCGTGTTGACCGGGTTCACCCGGGCGCGCAATTCCATGACCCTGGTCTCCGAGGAGTCGGGACGGGTGCAGTCCGTCAATGCGGACGTGGGAGACACCCTGGGGCAGGACGGCGTGTTCGCGCGGCTCGACACCACCTTCATCAAGCTGGACCTGGCCACCAACCGCACGGACCAGCAGCGGCTCAAGTCCGATCTGGACTACAGCCGCAAGGAAATGGAACGCTACCAGGCATTGGTCAAGACCAAGACCGCAGCCCAATCCACCCTGGATTCCAATGTCCGCGCCCACCAGTCCGCCCTGCAGCAGCTTCGGGCCAAGCAGGTGGAGGAACGGGTGCTCATGGAGCGCCTCAAGCGGTTTACCCTGACAGGCCCCACGGGCTGGAAGGTGGTCACCCGGTACATCGAGCCGGGCGAGTGGATCACCACCGGAGAAAAGGTGGCCGAGTTGGGCCGTTTCGACGTGCTCCTGGTGCCGTTCGCCCTGTCCAGCCAGGAATACGGCGCGCTCAAGGAAATGGGCGACGTCGTTCCCCTGCGCCTCGCGGATATGGGCAAGACCATCCAGGCCAAGGTGGCCCGCGTGTCGCCGGGCTTTGACGAGGAGACCCGCAAGATCAACGTGGACCTGGAAATAAGCCGGGGCGATTTCCAATTCCGTGGCGGCCTGCGCACCGAATTGACCATCGATCTGCCCGACCCCGGCGGGGCCGTGGTCGTGCCCGGGTCGGCGCTGATCAAGGCCTACGAAGAACACTTTCTCATGACCCCGGACGGCAAGCGCGTGCGCGTGGTGCTGCTCGGCATCGCGGACAACGACATGCGCCGGGTCACTGCGGAAGACGTCCATCCCGGCGACACCTTCCTGCTCAAGCCGTAG
- a CDS encoding efflux RND transporter permease subunit: MRKNTPVESLISWTLGQKVLVNLVFVVLMVVGVFCVLDLPVERYPDVRMGKVIISGFLPGASPDEVETLVTRKIEDALEDLENVEFIRSRSFRQRSSVLVKFIDDTDYDTLYDELRFKVLSIQNDLPDDMDPPSFTVIRVSEWLPAISVNLVGDRSNRALTLMAEEMKIPLQRIPGVKEVQIDGEDPREFHVALDPGKLKRLGVTFDEVGQALEGANVSVPAGDFISDSGEYVIVADEKFRSRDEIASVIVRRDLDGSFVTVGDVLSHAGIGYRDPVIISSVNGKDSVSVKIIKTPEGNALDIGAGVEKVVAGFAEILRVEGVEAVMTQDQRVNVRENISTLGSNLLVGIVLVCGCIWMVMGFRNAMLTCVGVPFSFLVTMIIMWLTDNSINEITLFSFVLVSGIIVDDAIVVVENVYRHVQDGKDLRRAVVTGTSEVFLPVLAATSTTVAAFLPMLIMTGSTGEFFALVPKAVSFAIMASLIECLLILPPHFLDWPGAEKLKEKAREHAVRPDPRFLVHLRRFTDRVLRITLRHKWKTMLCVGGAFIMALVILSVSVSGVMPLLRIKFFPDEYTLYYVSMEGPVGTDVRTSSAKAKEISSFLMSLGPGTTKSCSGLGGMDINEDYENVFGSNRAIVIVELPEQADREMIDNPDNDPEVFLNVVRKKLAPFAQSGWRLHIWAEKGGPPAGKDVNIRVLGPDQESVLALQKDIHGWIRNNPELSPYLVDFTGDTGTDNRVFRFSAIQGRTAEFGLTPARVVGLAGSILDGRFVGKFRAADEDIDLKLMIDKRFLAQPEDALDIPILENDQGAVRVGDLVEVETYREPGQLNRFQGQRAITLTANITPGAPVSPASVVHAVNSYYRTITHKYPGATLSFAGEFESTGRSFTSLMYAFCIAILIMYTILACQFQSYTQPAVILSAVAFALIGVVLGTFVTRSLFTVNSFIATVGVTGVVVNDSLVLLDFINRLYAQGCSRAEAIREGVRIRLRPILMTTLTTTLGLLPMAMGIPYYSVVWGTMATTFVTGLCVATALTLVVMPLEWDLLMRRKERKERKRAEKKGIVAADGGM, translated from the coding sequence ATGCGCAAAAACACGCCCGTCGAGAGTCTCATCAGTTGGACACTGGGGCAGAAGGTCCTGGTAAACCTGGTCTTTGTCGTGCTCATGGTGGTGGGCGTTTTCTGCGTCCTCGACCTGCCGGTGGAGCGGTACCCTGACGTGCGCATGGGCAAGGTGATCATCTCCGGCTTCCTGCCCGGGGCCAGCCCGGACGAGGTGGAGACCCTGGTCACGCGCAAGATCGAGGACGCCCTGGAGGACCTGGAGAACGTGGAGTTCATCCGCTCCCGCTCCTTCCGCCAGCGTTCCTCGGTGCTGGTCAAGTTCATCGACGACACCGATTACGACACTTTGTATGACGAACTGCGCTTCAAGGTGTTGTCCATCCAGAACGATCTGCCGGACGATATGGACCCGCCCTCCTTCACCGTCATCCGGGTCAGCGAGTGGCTGCCGGCCATATCCGTCAACCTCGTCGGGGACCGGTCCAACCGGGCCCTGACCCTCATGGCGGAGGAGATGAAGATTCCCCTGCAGCGCATCCCCGGCGTCAAGGAGGTGCAGATCGACGGCGAGGACCCGCGCGAGTTCCACGTCGCCCTGGACCCGGGCAAGCTCAAGCGGCTGGGCGTGACCTTCGACGAGGTGGGCCAGGCGCTTGAAGGGGCCAACGTGTCTGTCCCGGCGGGCGATTTCATCAGTGATTCCGGTGAGTACGTCATCGTGGCCGACGAGAAGTTCCGGTCCAGGGACGAGATCGCCTCGGTCATCGTCCGGCGCGACCTGGACGGCTCCTTCGTCACCGTGGGCGACGTGCTCAGCCATGCGGGCATCGGCTACCGCGACCCGGTGATCATCTCCTCGGTCAACGGCAAGGACTCGGTTTCGGTCAAGATCATCAAGACCCCGGAGGGCAACGCCCTGGACATCGGGGCCGGGGTGGAAAAGGTGGTGGCCGGATTCGCCGAAATCCTCAGGGTGGAAGGCGTGGAAGCGGTCATGACCCAGGACCAGCGGGTCAACGTGCGCGAGAACATCAGCACGCTCGGTTCCAACCTGCTGGTGGGCATCGTCCTGGTCTGCGGCTGCATCTGGATGGTCATGGGCTTCCGCAACGCCATGCTGACCTGCGTGGGCGTGCCCTTCTCCTTTCTGGTGACCATGATCATCATGTGGCTTACCGACAACTCCATCAATGAAATCACGCTCTTTTCCTTTGTCCTGGTCAGCGGCATCATCGTGGACGACGCCATCGTGGTGGTGGAGAACGTCTATCGCCACGTCCAGGACGGCAAGGACCTCAGGCGGGCGGTCGTCACCGGCACCAGCGAGGTCTTCCTGCCCGTGCTGGCGGCCACCTCCACCACGGTGGCCGCGTTCCTGCCCATGCTGATCATGACCGGCTCCACCGGCGAGTTCTTCGCCCTGGTGCCCAAGGCGGTCAGCTTCGCCATCATGGCCTCGCTCATCGAGTGCCTGCTCATCCTGCCGCCCCACTTCCTGGACTGGCCGGGCGCGGAAAAACTCAAGGAAAAGGCGCGCGAACACGCGGTCCGGCCCGATCCCAGGTTCCTGGTTCACCTGAGGCGGTTCACGGACCGGGTCCTGCGGATTACCCTGCGCCACAAGTGGAAGACCATGCTGTGCGTGGGCGGCGCCTTCATCATGGCGCTGGTCATCCTCAGCGTGTCCGTGTCCGGCGTCATGCCGCTCCTGCGCATCAAGTTCTTCCCGGATGAATACACTTTGTATTACGTGTCCATGGAAGGCCCGGTGGGCACGGACGTCCGAACCTCCTCGGCCAAGGCCAAGGAGATATCCAGCTTTCTCATGAGCCTGGGGCCGGGCACCACCAAGTCGTGCTCCGGCCTGGGCGGCATGGATATCAACGAGGACTACGAGAACGTGTTCGGCTCCAACCGGGCCATCGTCATCGTGGAGTTGCCCGAGCAGGCGGACCGGGAGATGATCGACAACCCGGACAACGACCCCGAGGTGTTCCTGAACGTGGTGCGCAAGAAGCTCGCCCCGTTCGCCCAGTCGGGCTGGCGGTTGCACATCTGGGCGGAAAAGGGCGGCCCGCCCGCAGGCAAGGACGTCAACATCCGCGTTCTCGGCCCGGACCAGGAATCGGTTCTGGCCCTGCAGAAGGACATCCACGGCTGGATTCGGAACAATCCCGAACTGTCTCCCTACCTTGTCGATTTCACAGGGGATACCGGCACAGACAACCGGGTTTTCCGGTTCAGCGCCATTCAGGGCCGGACCGCCGAGTTCGGCCTGACCCCGGCCCGGGTGGTAGGGCTGGCGGGCTCCATCCTGGATGGCCGGTTCGTGGGCAAGTTCCGGGCCGCCGACGAGGACATCGACCTCAAGCTGATGATCGACAAGCGGTTCCTGGCCCAGCCCGAGGACGCCCTGGACATACCCATCCTGGAGAACGACCAGGGTGCGGTGCGGGTGGGCGATCTGGTGGAGGTGGAGACCTACCGCGAACCGGGCCAGCTCAACCGGTTCCAGGGTCAGCGGGCCATCACCCTGACCGCCAACATCACCCCGGGCGCGCCGGTCAGCCCGGCCAGCGTGGTCCACGCCGTGAACAGCTACTACCGAACCATCACCCACAAGTACCCGGGCGCAACCCTGAGCTTTGCCGGGGAATTCGAGTCCACCGGGCGGTCGTTCACCTCGCTCATGTATGCGTTTTGCATAGCGATTCTGATCATGTACACCATCCTGGCCTGCCAGTTCCAGTCCTACACCCAGCCCGCAGTCATCCTGTCCGCCGTGGCCTTCGCCCTCATAGGCGTGGTCCTAGGCACCTTTGTCACCCGCTCCCTGTTCACGGTGAACAGCTTTATCGCCACGGTTGGCGTGACCGGCGTGGTGGTCAACGACTCGCTGGTCCTCCTGGACTTCATAAACCGGCTCTATGCCCAGGGGTGTTCGCGCGCCGAGGCCATCCGGGAGGGCGTACGCATCCGGCTGCGGCCGATTCTCATGACCACCCTGACAACCACCCTGGGCCTGTTGCCCATGGCCATGGGCATCCCCTACTACTCCGTTGTCTGGGGCACCATGGCCACCACGTTCGTCACCGGCCTGTGCGTGGCCACGGCCCTGACCCTGGTGGTCATGCCGCTGGAATGGGACCTGCTCATGCGCCGCAAGGAACGCAAGGAGCGCAAGCGCGCTGAAAAAAAGGGCATTGTCGCGGCTGACGGCGGGATGTGA